The genomic window ACTTAGAAAAAGAAAAATATGAACTATTATATAACGAAAGTTAAGAAATACTTAAAATAATGTCCAAAGCAAGATCAACCGCCGCGAAAAATAAATAAACTCTTCGATAAGCCCGATAGCCTCGCTTAATCCCGATAATTATCGAGATGCGGGGGGACAGGGTGGCAATAAAATAAATCATTCAACTCAATCATTCAATCATAAATCACCAAATCATTAAATATATTATGGCTTATTCAGAAAAAGTAATCGATCATTATACCACTCCTAGAAATATAGGAACATTGGATAAAAACAAAAAGAACGTAGGTACTGGCCTTGTAGGTGCACCTGAATGCGGAGACGTAATGCGTCTGCAAATTGAGGTTGATGAGGCAACACATACCATTACCGATGCAAAGTTTAAAACCTTTGGCTGCGGTTCTGCTATTGCTAGTAGTAGTTTAGCCACTGAGTGGTTAAAAGGTAAAAGTATTGATGATGCATTAACCATAGATAATATGGACATCGTTGAAGAACTATCATTACCACCAGTAAAAATACACTGTTCAGTATTAGCAGAAGATGCTATTCGTACTGCAATCAATGATTACCGTGTTAAAAACGGATTGGAAGCGTTACCGCTTAAATAGTATATAGTATATAGTATATAGTAAAAGGTATAAAGTACATAGACCATGTGCTCGATAGCCCCGCAAGCTTGCGGGGGGATTATTCATGGTATTATATATAATAGTAAATATATTATGATAACAGTTTCTGATATAGCAAAAACCAAAATAGACCAACTCAAACAAGAGTCTCATTTAACAGAAGATTATATGATTCGTGTTTCTGTGGTGGGAGGTGGTTGCAGCGGCCTCACGTATAATCTTGATTTCGATAACGAGATGAAAGCTGGTGACCAATTATTTGAAGATAAAGGCGAGAAAATTTTATGCGATATGAAAAGTTTTCTCTACCTCTGCGGCACCGAATTAGATTTTTCTGACGGACTTAATGGTAAAGGTTTCAGTTTTATCAATCCCAATGCCAGCAGGAGTTGCGGTTGTGGTGAGAGTTTCGCGGTATAATAGTACGTCTTTCTGATCCGATCCATCGGGATTCAATGCCAAGAATCTGTTAAACCCAGAGACGAAAAATTTGTATATACTTTTGTCTATATACTTTGTACTTCCTCGTCTTCAGCAAAAG from Bacteroidota bacterium includes these protein-coding regions:
- the iscU gene encoding Fe-S cluster assembly scaffold IscU, which gives rise to MAYSEKVIDHYTTPRNIGTLDKNKKNVGTGLVGAPECGDVMRLQIEVDEATHTITDAKFKTFGCGSAIASSSLATEWLKGKSIDDALTIDNMDIVEELSLPPVKIHCSVLAEDAIRTAINDYRVKNGLEALPLK
- a CDS encoding iron-sulfur cluster assembly accessory protein, which gives rise to MITVSDIAKTKIDQLKQESHLTEDYMIRVSVVGGGCSGLTYNLDFDNEMKAGDQLFEDKGEKILCDMKSFLYLCGTELDFSDGLNGKGFSFINPNASRSCGCGESFAV